In the genome of Bacteroidetes Order II. bacterium, one region contains:
- a CDS encoding 1-acyl-sn-glycerol-3-phosphate acyltransferase, with amino-acid sequence MRLSLFSRFWSAAMRRGLLDGIEQVALFGAEHLINQPTLFYLNHHTHFDGHLVWLMIYEIRQRRGVVWMERWEDFPFLGLLGGLPFPRNQPKAQIETMNRTVELLDKHPDWDFYIFPEARQHPPEEGVLPFSPKILQRLSRKMPHLLLCPVAIHVTWWTGERPTLLLKVGEAHNQPDGREAERLQELLHQLTQPQTASPRIVLSHPIKPNRNFRWMRYFFRHYPK; translated from the coding sequence ATGAGGTTATCCCTTTTTAGCCGGTTTTGGAGTGCCGCCATGCGAAGAGGACTTCTGGATGGGATCGAACAAGTGGCACTATTTGGAGCAGAGCACCTAATCAATCAACCCACCCTCTTTTACCTTAACCATCATACCCACTTTGATGGACACCTTGTCTGGCTGATGATTTATGAGATACGCCAACGACGCGGTGTTGTTTGGATGGAACGTTGGGAAGACTTCCCCTTTTTAGGACTTTTAGGCGGATTACCTTTTCCTCGGAACCAACCCAAGGCCCAAATCGAAACCATGAACCGAACAGTCGAACTCTTGGACAAACATCCTGATTGGGATTTTTACATTTTTCCAGAAGCTCGCCAACATCCGCCAGAAGAGGGGGTGTTGCCTTTTTCTCCCAAAATCTTACAGCGCCTTTCCCGTAAAATGCCTCATTTGCTGCTTTGCCCTGTTGCCATTCATGTTACTTGGTGGACGGGTGAACGTCCAACCTTGTTGCTAAAGGTTGGCGAGGCCCATAACCAACCCGATGGAAGGGAGGCCGAACGGCTACAAGAATTATTACATCAACTTACACAGCCCCAAACCGCCTCCCCGCGTATTGTATTGTCACATCCGATAAAACCAAACAGGAACTTTCGGTGGATGCGGTACTTTTTTCGTCATTACCCCAAGTAG
- a CDS encoding XdhC family protein: MKPSPRYETTDFWKKVAEELSRRQVVQLMVVVQSSGSSPGRAGFKMAVTKETLWGSIGGGIMEMNMVAEARKRLDAAEVTTILRKQVHRKNAPEASGMICSGEQMIVFMSLFHKDLLVVNKILNCFQYQNTGLRITPTGLHLVAKTSVLTSEFDRSADGFTYTERLDQRPQLFLIGGGHCGLALSELMAKLGFCVRLFDNRPHLNTIAANHFTEEVTILDYTTISSYIPEGAQHYVVVMTLGFHTDEVVMRQLLGKTFAYLGVLGSVAKMKTLLHKLRKEGFSEQALALVHTPIGLPIHSKTPMEIAVSIAAEIIQVKNEPNPARHR, encoded by the coding sequence ATGAAGCCCTCACCTCGTTATGAAACCACCGATTTCTGGAAAAAAGTTGCTGAAGAACTCTCGCGCAGACAAGTGGTTCAGCTAATGGTGGTAGTGCAAAGCAGCGGAAGTAGTCCGGGGAGGGCAGGCTTTAAAATGGCAGTCACCAAAGAAACGCTCTGGGGAAGCATTGGCGGTGGGATAATGGAGATGAATATGGTCGCAGAAGCCCGGAAGCGGCTTGATGCTGCCGAAGTGACAACCATTTTACGCAAACAAGTACATCGAAAAAATGCCCCCGAAGCCAGTGGGATGATTTGCTCTGGCGAACAGATGATAGTGTTTATGTCTTTGTTTCATAAAGACTTATTGGTGGTTAATAAAATATTAAACTGCTTTCAATACCAAAATACAGGGCTTAGAATCACTCCCACAGGTTTGCACTTGGTAGCAAAAACGTCGGTCTTAACCTCGGAATTTGACCGCTCGGCAGATGGTTTTACGTACACCGAGAGATTGGATCAGCGACCGCAGTTATTTCTAATTGGTGGTGGGCATTGTGGTCTTGCCTTGTCGGAACTGATGGCAAAACTGGGATTTTGTGTCCGCTTGTTTGATAACCGCCCCCACTTGAACACAATAGCCGCAAATCATTTTACCGAAGAGGTCACGATTTTGGATTATACCACCATCTCCTCATACATTCCCGAAGGCGCTCAGCACTATGTGGTGGTGATGACGCTGGGTTTCCATACCGATGAGGTTGTGATGCGGCAGCTACTGGGGAAGACATTTGCGTATTTGGGTGTTCTAGGAAGTGTTGCTAAAATGAAAACACTCCTTCATAAACTCCGAAAAGAAGGGTTTTCTGAACAGGCATTGGCGTTAGTACATACACCCATTGGCCTTCCAATACACTCAAAAACTCCGATGGAGATTGCTGTGAGCATCGCCGCTGAAATCATTCAGGTCAAGAACGAACCTAATCCAGCCAGACATAGGTGA
- a CDS encoding carotenoid biosynthesis protein → MIKNPYIQDRYFRWSVLVFLGTIAFSLIGMLLLYIPPVTAFFAPILSWLIKIPTWIYMLLMPVTVWLLYYPHLGLHKSLFFLSWAVFVGTVMELLGTATGFPFGKYFYTDLLGPKILDLVPYFIPPAWYAMGLLSFDLATRLSLKGMQRVLAASLFMVLWDFSLDPAMSYAQTFWVFPDGGFFFGMPPENWLGWFVSALIIMVGFEYLGHGIRPTLTPWVPRLWFLNAAFPFLVSLVSLKVAAFGFGLFASIIPLLAVWAYEHQVTAEE, encoded by the coding sequence ATGATCAAAAACCCCTACATTCAAGATCGTTATTTTCGATGGTCGGTTTTGGTTTTTTTGGGAACCATTGCCTTCAGTTTGATAGGCATGTTGCTCCTCTACATCCCGCCTGTTACGGCTTTTTTTGCACCTATACTATCTTGGCTCATCAAAATTCCTACGTGGATCTACATGTTGTTAATGCCCGTTACGGTTTGGCTGCTCTATTATCCACATTTGGGGCTTCATAAATCCCTCTTCTTTTTAAGTTGGGCGGTTTTTGTAGGAACCGTGATGGAACTTTTGGGGACCGCCACCGGATTTCCATTTGGAAAATACTTTTATACCGATCTGTTAGGTCCTAAGATTTTGGATCTTGTCCCGTATTTCATCCCACCAGCATGGTACGCTATGGGTCTTTTATCTTTCGATTTGGCCACTCGCCTATCGCTTAAAGGCATGCAGCGTGTATTGGCGGCTTCTTTGTTTATGGTTTTGTGGGATTTCAGCTTAGACCCGGCGATGAGTTATGCCCAGACCTTTTGGGTGTTTCCTGATGGCGGTTTTTTCTTTGGAATGCCTCCGGAGAACTGGCTGGGGTGGTTTGTATCGGCCCTGATTATTATGGTAGGGTTTGAGTATCTGGGGCATGGCATCCGCCCCACCCTCACCCCATGGGTGCCCCGGCTTTGGTTTCTAAATGCTGCTTTTCCATTTTTGGTCTCGTTGGTTTCCTTAAAAGTAGCGGCCTTCGGGTTTGGCCTCTTTGCTTCCATTATCCCACTTTTGGCCGTTTGGGCTTATGAACACCAAGTAACAGCAGAGGAATAG
- a CDS encoding WbqC family protein, with protein sequence MKTFTAICIPDFFPRISVFSTILQADRVILADTFQYSRQSYQNRTSIRTDTGVAWLSVPVRYRFGDPIHAVTFEDAQLKWRESHLKTLQNHYRSSAMYDYYESSLASFYAEPYTTLGQLSAASLRWLCKALAYEVTIECMSDWGNNPPTNLNELSMAWLKPLLTTKEAAMFAVKAGLNVHFVDWKPVVYRQVYAGFYPDLSMLDLLFNYGPEALSYLKGFPVQTP encoded by the coding sequence ATGAAGACCTTCACAGCCATTTGTATCCCCGATTTTTTTCCGCGTATTTCGGTCTTTTCTACCATTCTACAAGCAGATCGGGTGATTTTGGCAGATACGTTCCAGTACAGCCGACAATCTTACCAGAACAGAACTTCTATTCGCACCGATACGGGAGTTGCTTGGCTTTCAGTACCGGTGCGGTATCGGTTTGGTGATCCGATTCATGCGGTTACTTTTGAAGATGCCCAACTAAAATGGCGTGAATCGCACCTCAAAACCTTACAGAACCACTATCGGTCATCTGCGATGTATGACTATTATGAATCTTCTTTGGCATCATTTTATGCCGAGCCTTACACCACACTTGGGCAACTCAGTGCCGCTTCTTTGCGCTGGTTGTGCAAGGCTTTGGCATACGAAGTAACCATCGAGTGCATGTCGGACTGGGGCAACAATCCACCGACGAACCTAAATGAATTGAGTATGGCATGGCTAAAACCTCTTCTGACCACCAAGGAAGCAGCCATGTTTGCTGTAAAGGCTGGTCTCAACGTGCATTTTGTGGATTGGAAGCCCGTGGTTTATCGCCAGGTGTATGCCGGATTTTACCCAGACCTGAGTATGTTGGATCTATTGTTTAACTATGGCCCCGAAGCCTTATCGTACCTGAAAGGTTTTCCAGTGCAGACACCATAG
- a CDS encoding SH3 domain-containing protein, with protein MLKYFLLCVLFASSVQAQTQWIVIGSNIRVRQASDVSATELGKLGLGVIVVQKGKSVTKTTIGGKTDFWYQISTPTLTGWVFGAFLKPYVASQKQVIYMELVRSRLATEATNFLDEADLVVFTERAIREIKSPPLVGELEMSRLLALKRAAPLMLMDTNTGTYPEPYKSWAQRHEAKSLFYDEISAQYLLKPEVFWNLATKYKNAAIGERIAWEASQVPLGGECEGDLSCNLGYFNVTIGEYLRRYPKGVHVKEALNQVSEWLSSILQLEEPYINEVFYPGQRKDFQSTYDAFRRAVNGTVNPIKAEVLDLLSQIDQKVN; from the coding sequence ATGCTAAAGTATTTTCTTTTATGTGTACTGTTCGCGAGCAGCGTACAAGCACAAACCCAGTGGATCGTGATCGGCTCGAACATTCGGGTTCGTCAGGCTTCTGATGTTTCGGCTACCGAATTAGGTAAATTGGGACTGGGCGTTATTGTGGTACAGAAAGGAAAATCGGTTACCAAAACAACCATTGGTGGAAAAACCGATTTTTGGTATCAGATCTCTACACCCACGCTAACGGGCTGGGTTTTTGGTGCCTTTCTTAAGCCCTATGTGGCTTCCCAAAAACAAGTCATTTATATGGAATTGGTGCGGTCTCGGCTTGCAACAGAGGCGACCAATTTTTTAGATGAAGCTGATTTGGTGGTGTTTACCGAGCGGGCTATTCGCGAGATAAAAAGTCCACCTTTGGTTGGTGAATTGGAAATGAGCCGCTTGCTTGCCCTTAAACGTGCAGCACCTTTGATGCTCATGGATACCAACACCGGAACTTATCCGGAGCCTTATAAATCATGGGCCCAGCGCCATGAAGCCAAGTCCCTCTTCTATGACGAGATTTCGGCACAGTATTTATTAAAACCGGAAGTATTTTGGAATTTAGCCACCAAATACAAAAATGCTGCCATCGGAGAACGTATCGCTTGGGAGGCTTCTCAAGTACCATTAGGAGGTGAATGCGAAGGGGACCTTTCGTGTAACTTGGGTTATTTTAACGTCACTATTGGCGAATATCTACGCCGATATCCGAAGGGGGTTCATGTAAAGGAAGCCCTCAACCAAGTTTCAGAATGGCTATCGAGCATTTTACAATTGGAAGAACCATACATCAATGAGGTCTTTTATCCAGGGCAAAGAAAAGACTTTCAATCCACCTACGATGCGTTTCGGCGAGCAGTAAATGGGACGGTGAACCCCATTAAAGCAGAGGTTTTGGATCTTCTTTCACAAATAGACCAGAAGGTGAACTAA
- a CDS encoding methylated-DNA--[protein]-cysteine S-methyltransferase codes for MTNHFFFYLDAPIGPLEIRANDQFVTALYFEGGKGASPIRQPSSPDLPPHLQTAIEELNAYFSGRLRTFSFPMQQTGTNFQLRVWQELMHIPYGETLSYLELSQRIGDTKAIRAVGTANGRNNLSIVVPCHRVIGKNGQLTGYGGGIWRKDWLLNHEAKWAKGVLTLF; via the coding sequence ATGACAAATCACTTCTTTTTTTATTTAGATGCCCCCATCGGACCACTTGAAATTCGGGCAAATGACCAATTTGTCACAGCCCTTTATTTTGAGGGCGGAAAGGGGGCCTCGCCCATTCGCCAACCATCAAGCCCCGATCTGCCACCTCACCTCCAGACAGCCATAGAGGAACTTAATGCCTATTTTTCCGGACGGCTACGCACGTTTTCTTTCCCCATGCAGCAAACCGGAACCAATTTCCAACTGCGGGTTTGGCAGGAACTGATGCATATTCCCTACGGGGAAACCCTTTCATACCTTGAACTATCACAGCGCATCGGAGACACCAAAGCCATACGGGCTGTTGGCACAGCGAATGGTCGAAACAACCTCAGTATTGTTGTTCCATGCCACCGCGTGATCGGAAAGAATGGCCAACTTACTGGATATGGTGGGGGAATTTGGCGCAAAGACTGGCTTTTAAATCACGAAGCCAAATGGGCGAAAGGGGTACTTACCTTGTTTTAA
- a CDS encoding class I SAM-dependent methyltransferase has protein sequence MNDFQRLKRKIRHMLHTWRGLDLMVNMYNDETGVPLEQGYWYASSAELPELKRLLKELKPRKNDALLDVGCGKGAALLLFQKAGFGTVEGVELSERLVDIARRNMQILRQDIFIHHADAKTFTDFDRFSHLYFFNPFPESVMSCVMRHVMASLLRNDRPLTILYYNPTCHEAIMAGGAFRLDKTLLTSDLHHWIYTYVHNPENNNPL, from the coding sequence ATGAATGATTTCCAACGCCTAAAGCGAAAAATTCGGCACATGCTGCACACATGGCGGGGTTTAGATTTGATGGTGAATATGTATAACGATGAGACAGGCGTACCACTTGAACAAGGATATTGGTATGCGTCGTCTGCCGAACTTCCGGAACTGAAGCGCTTGCTGAAGGAACTGAAGCCACGTAAAAACGATGCCCTCCTTGACGTGGGTTGCGGAAAAGGGGCGGCCCTCCTCTTATTCCAAAAGGCAGGATTTGGAACGGTAGAGGGGGTGGAATTGTCTGAACGATTGGTGGATATTGCCCGTAGAAACATGCAAATTCTTCGCCAAGACATCTTTATTCATCATGCGGATGCCAAAACCTTTACCGACTTTGACCGATTTTCGCACCTATACTTTTTTAATCCGTTCCCAGAGTCGGTGATGTCGTGTGTGATGCGCCATGTTATGGCTTCGTTGTTACGTAATGACCGCCCTTTAACCATTCTCTATTACAACCCAACGTGCCACGAGGCGATCATGGCCGGCGGTGCGTTTCGGTTAGACAAAACCCTTCTCACCTCCGACCTCCACCACTGGATATACACGTATGTGCATAATCCTGAAAATAATAATCCGTTATGA
- a CDS encoding phytoene/squalene synthase family protein, whose protein sequence is MLQMPLSETAIWQDFRRHSRTFSMATHLLPSEIRMPVATLYRYCRIIDNIADEMALRAGKKQALSELAQVEDHLLGVFAGKPPTEPFWRRLSVIHEQFTLSHKPMQELIEGARWDLTDQKVYSEDDLLSYANLVAGCVGAMMLPFLVRSQDDRMVLEPTARALGNAMQVTNIIRDVGEDIRTLDRIYIPESWLSESGFSRQTLCQDLPPAGYAHLMERMMQLAEQLYIEGFKGIHRLPARVRGGIRAAARLYREILNEVRQNEYNNLTRRAYVPTTRKIRLVLDNDYYRRRDALLPHNHPKRIYPPLFSTPS, encoded by the coding sequence ATGCTCCAGATGCCCCTCTCTGAAACTGCCATTTGGCAAGACTTTAGGCGTCACTCGCGCACGTTTTCAATGGCCACGCATCTTTTGCCCTCCGAAATTCGGATGCCCGTTGCTACCTTATACAGGTATTGTCGGATAATAGACAATATTGCGGATGAAATGGCCCTACGAGCAGGAAAAAAACAGGCGTTATCAGAATTGGCGCAGGTGGAAGACCATCTATTGGGTGTGTTTGCTGGAAAGCCTCCTACGGAACCCTTTTGGCGACGACTTTCGGTCATTCATGAGCAGTTTACCTTGTCACATAAGCCCATGCAAGAACTTATCGAAGGCGCGAGATGGGATCTGACAGATCAGAAAGTCTATTCTGAAGACGACTTGCTTTCATACGCCAATTTGGTGGCTGGTTGTGTGGGTGCGATGATGTTGCCTTTTTTGGTACGGTCACAAGATGATCGGATGGTATTAGAACCAACCGCACGCGCACTGGGCAACGCAATGCAAGTCACCAACATTATTCGCGATGTAGGGGAAGACATCCGTACCTTAGACCGCATCTACATTCCAGAAAGTTGGCTAAGCGAGTCTGGCTTTTCGCGCCAAACGTTATGCCAAGACCTGCCACCTGCTGGATATGCCCACCTCATGGAACGGATGATGCAGTTGGCCGAGCAACTTTACATAGAGGGATTTAAGGGGATTCATCGGCTTCCTGCACGTGTTCGGGGTGGTATTCGGGCTGCCGCAAGGTTGTACCGAGAAATATTGAACGAAGTGCGGCAAAACGAGTACAACAACCTAACCCGAAGGGCATACGTCCCCACAACCCGGAAAATACGCTTGGTATTGGACAATGATTATTATCGTCGCAGAGATGCTTTGCTTCCCCATAATCATCCAAAAAGAATTTACCCTCCTTTGTTTTCTACGCCATCATGA
- a CDS encoding endonuclease MutS2 produces the protein MKLYPQNIEQKLGFDVLRQKLDAYTLSRMGQERVEEMLPSTSIRVVQHSLRQVSEAQALLTFDDALPLTALPDIREVVRFILPEGAFMQPEALLGVGHIVGNTRRLKSYLEARRTKYPALQEVALGLYPQKTLERRIGETVDDTGQIKDDASPELRRIRRNLLRIQGELRSRVMAELRRAEKEGFAADDQPTIRNGRLVIPVKAEAKRKVTGFLHDVSATGHTAYIEPAAVMELNNDLRELETEERREIERILRDVCTELRSVAPALLNSVETLGEFDFVLAKARLANALGGTVPQLNEQGIFKLKKAKNPMLVLRYAQEKKNIIPLDLTLGEDFRSLIITGPNAGGKSVAMKTVGLLALMVAYGLPIPCHGDASDVCLFQAVFADIGDEQSIENDLSTFSSHLTHLRHMLTEANARTLIMIDEAGTGTDPSEGVALSQSMLEHFHRLGATVIVTTHHGALKVFAHETPGVENGAMSFDEANITPTYRLQTGIPGSSYAFEMAERLHIPTAIIERARGLMGTQQASFENLLHDFARKNEDLSAQLKKLSEEKAALEASRNQYETRRLHLEQVKDQIRKDALNEAQKVLDQANAEVERTIREIREAQAEAERTKMARQQLEATKDLVKRYQTNLEKRVQAREVLQEAQRQKSPPANEPKKAPKKPEALSTTIRVGDQVVVGEGTTPAEVLEIVGNNALVAQGSMKIKAKLNQLRKVAGRQKQTVTVRHQYASTDALSTGRARIHLDIRGQRVEDAKMIVTQFLDDAVAANLNRLEILHGTGTGALRLALKDLLSHYNGVSRFEEAPWDLGGPGVTYVWLD, from the coding sequence ATGAAGCTATATCCACAAAACATTGAACAAAAACTGGGGTTTGATGTACTCCGACAAAAATTAGATGCCTATACGCTCAGTCGGATGGGCCAAGAACGGGTAGAGGAGATGCTACCAAGTACCTCCATTCGGGTTGTTCAGCATAGCCTCCGTCAGGTTTCGGAGGCCCAGGCCCTCCTCACCTTCGACGATGCGTTGCCACTCACCGCCTTGCCAGACATCCGCGAAGTGGTTCGTTTCATTTTACCGGAAGGTGCGTTTATGCAGCCAGAAGCCCTTTTGGGTGTTGGGCATATCGTGGGAAATACCCGTCGCCTGAAGTCATATCTGGAGGCACGAAGAACCAAATACCCTGCCTTACAAGAAGTTGCATTGGGACTCTACCCACAAAAAACGTTAGAGCGACGCATTGGTGAAACAGTGGACGATACCGGACAAATCAAGGACGATGCCTCCCCGGAATTGCGGCGCATTCGTCGGAATCTCTTGCGTATTCAAGGTGAACTCAGGTCGCGTGTGATGGCCGAACTCCGACGGGCAGAAAAAGAGGGCTTTGCTGCGGATGACCAGCCCACGATCCGAAATGGCCGCTTGGTTATTCCGGTAAAGGCAGAGGCCAAACGAAAAGTGACCGGATTCCTTCATGATGTCTCGGCAACGGGGCATACGGCATACATCGAGCCTGCCGCCGTCATGGAACTAAACAACGATCTTCGCGAACTTGAAACCGAGGAAAGGCGTGAAATTGAACGGATTCTACGCGATGTCTGTACCGAACTAAGAAGTGTGGCCCCAGCCCTCTTAAACAGTGTGGAAACATTAGGCGAATTCGACTTTGTCTTGGCGAAGGCGCGGCTGGCGAATGCCTTGGGCGGAACGGTTCCACAACTGAATGAACAAGGGATTTTTAAGCTCAAAAAAGCCAAAAACCCAATGCTGGTTTTGCGGTATGCGCAGGAGAAAAAAAACATTATACCATTAGACCTCACTTTGGGCGAAGATTTCCGTTCCCTCATCATTACCGGGCCTAATGCAGGCGGCAAATCGGTAGCCATGAAGACCGTAGGATTATTGGCGCTGATGGTGGCCTACGGTCTGCCTATTCCATGCCATGGCGATGCCTCGGATGTATGTTTATTTCAGGCTGTTTTTGCCGATATAGGCGACGAACAAAGCATTGAAAATGACCTTTCCACGTTTAGCTCACACCTTACCCATTTGCGCCACATGTTGACCGAGGCAAATGCCCGCACCTTGATTATGATTGATGAAGCGGGAACCGGAACCGATCCCTCCGAGGGAGTGGCTTTATCGCAATCCATGCTCGAACATTTTCATCGCCTTGGGGCAACGGTCATCGTCACCACCCATCACGGGGCACTAAAGGTTTTTGCCCACGAAACGCCTGGTGTAGAAAATGGGGCCATGAGCTTCGATGAAGCCAATATCACGCCCACTTATCGCCTCCAAACAGGTATTCCGGGGTCGTCTTATGCCTTTGAAATGGCCGAACGCCTTCACATACCCACCGCCATTATCGAGCGGGCGCGTGGATTAATGGGAACTCAGCAGGCCTCTTTTGAAAACCTTTTACATGATTTTGCGCGTAAGAACGAAGACTTATCGGCACAACTAAAAAAACTTTCGGAAGAAAAAGCTGCATTAGAAGCCAGCCGTAACCAATACGAAACACGCCGTCTTCATCTCGAGCAAGTGAAAGACCAAATTCGTAAAGACGCCCTCAACGAAGCACAAAAGGTTTTGGATCAGGCGAATGCCGAAGTAGAACGCACCATCCGGGAAATTCGGGAAGCCCAGGCCGAAGCGGAACGAACCAAAATGGCCCGTCAACAACTTGAAGCAACCAAAGACCTTGTAAAACGGTATCAAACCAACTTGGAAAAGCGCGTACAGGCCCGTGAAGTCTTGCAAGAAGCCCAACGCCAAAAATCTCCGCCAGCCAACGAACCCAAAAAGGCACCCAAAAAACCAGAGGCCCTGTCAACCACCATTCGGGTAGGAGATCAAGTGGTTGTCGGAGAAGGAACCACCCCAGCCGAAGTATTGGAAATTGTGGGCAATAATGCCTTGGTGGCCCAAGGCTCGATGAAAATAAAAGCCAAATTGAACCAATTACGCAAAGTGGCAGGACGGCAAAAACAAACCGTAACCGTCCGACACCAATATGCCAGTACCGACGCTTTATCCACGGGCCGTGCCCGCATCCATTTAGACATTCGTGGCCAACGTGTGGAAGACGCCAAAATGATCGTAACACAATTTTTAGACGATGCTGTGGCTGCCAACCTGAACCGATTGGAAATTCTACATGGAACAGGTACAGGTGCGCTCCGATTGGCGCTCAAAGACTTGCTGTCCCACTACAATGGTGTTTCGCGGTTCGAGGAAGCCCCCTGGGATTTGGGGGGGCCTGGTGTCACCTATGTCTGGCTGGATTAG
- a CDS encoding FAD:protein FMN transferase: MKHLLFILFAIGLAGCQSNKVSGDHLVELSGEAQGTTFSIRYTDSAQRDFSKPLDSLFTAVNKSMSTWDTTSTISKINRDAVHVLDPMFEQVFRKSMEVSEATDGAFDVSVGPLVGAWGFGFKKGETTMPPRKVDSLRALIGYKDLKLSGNQAVVKRKGMQIDFNAIAQGYTVDLVGQFLESKGIEHYMVELGGEVFTKGKKPDGTLWRIGIDKPTDQETEGRPLQAIVNLSNKALSTSGSYRKFYIRNGVKYSHTIDPKTGYPVKHNLLSVSVIANDCATSDAYATAFMVMGVEKTLSFIKGKPLEVFMIFGDEKGGLQVKMSEGFKKYLAE, from the coding sequence ATGAAACATCTTCTATTCATCTTGTTTGCTATTGGGTTGGCCGGCTGCCAATCCAATAAGGTTTCTGGTGATCATTTGGTAGAGTTGAGTGGGGAGGCACAAGGAACCACGTTCTCCATTCGCTACACAGATTCTGCACAACGGGACTTTTCCAAGCCGTTAGATAGCCTCTTTACGGCGGTCAACAAAAGCATGTCCACCTGGGATACGACTTCTACCATTTCTAAAATTAACCGAGATGCGGTACACGTACTCGACCCTATGTTCGAGCAGGTTTTCCGGAAGAGTATGGAAGTTTCGGAAGCCACCGATGGGGCCTTTGATGTCTCGGTGGGGCCTTTGGTAGGCGCCTGGGGATTTGGCTTTAAGAAGGGTGAAACAACCATGCCCCCTCGCAAAGTGGATAGCTTGCGGGCGTTGATTGGCTATAAAGACCTGAAACTTTCCGGCAATCAGGCGGTGGTCAAACGTAAAGGGATGCAAATTGATTTTAATGCTATTGCCCAAGGATATACGGTTGACCTAGTGGGGCAGTTTTTGGAAAGCAAAGGCATAGAGCATTATATGGTAGAGTTAGGCGGTGAGGTTTTTACAAAAGGAAAAAAACCTGATGGCACGTTATGGCGTATTGGAATAGACAAACCTACCGATCAAGAGACCGAAGGCCGTCCCTTACAAGCGATTGTGAACCTAAGCAACAAAGCATTGTCCACTTCGGGAAGTTACCGGAAGTTCTACATCCGGAATGGTGTAAAATATTCCCACACCATTGATCCAAAAACCGGATATCCTGTAAAACACAACCTCTTGAGTGTATCGGTTATCGCCAATGATTGCGCCACTTCGGATGCCTATGCCACCGCCTTTATGGTGATGGGTGTTGAAAAAACCTTATCCTTCATCAAAGGGAAGCCCTTAGAAGTATTCATGATATTTGGCGACGAAAAGGGAGGCTTACAAGTAAAAATGTCGGAAGGGTTTAAAAAATATTTAGCCGAATAA
- a CDS encoding DUF4340 domain-containing protein: MKQGQVLLLTSILAAMLVMGYFAGIFGGQESTVKLPNWGIKPEEIDAIEIRVTGQDTLKLLKGAAGWHITSPQQSPADSLAIVRLLDQIVALKPESIVANSPDRYAAYGVASSARTIVLTLGKNTRTLILGNTTVDGASFFLRIGNDPQVIQARGNLSTNANVSDWRSTTVLRLPISTIQRISVSIPDEKYEVVNSNGRWQLIRNGIGTTADTLSTVKWLRRLGALKADAFVTEVQANALKTEGTHLLRIQTTTGQTRELVLKESASGDVLGTLDGIKDVFRLSPTQLPLIAPESGQLSRETTTTSGTTTSPPMHGPTQTQPLKKSRRGEEGEEGLLLP; encoded by the coding sequence ATGAAACAAGGACAGGTTCTCTTGCTCACCTCGATACTGGCCGCCATGCTGGTAATGGGCTATTTTGCAGGCATTTTCGGTGGGCAGGAGTCAACTGTTAAGCTTCCTAATTGGGGCATCAAGCCCGAAGAAATTGACGCCATCGAAATTCGTGTGACGGGTCAAGACACGTTAAAACTGCTAAAAGGTGCAGCAGGATGGCACATAACCAGCCCCCAACAAAGTCCAGCGGACTCACTCGCCATTGTCAGGCTATTAGACCAAATTGTGGCCCTTAAACCAGAAAGTATTGTGGCCAATTCGCCCGACAGATACGCCGCTTATGGGGTCGCATCCTCTGCCCGAACCATCGTACTCACGCTTGGAAAAAATACCAGAACCCTCATTTTAGGGAACACCACCGTAGATGGCGCCTCATTTTTCCTACGGATAGGCAATGATCCACAAGTCATTCAGGCAAGAGGCAACCTTTCTACCAATGCCAATGTGTCGGATTGGCGTTCTACAACGGTCCTCCGGTTACCCATCTCGACCATTCAGCGGATTTCGGTCTCTATACCCGATGAAAAATATGAAGTGGTCAACAGCAATGGTCGTTGGCAATTGATCCGGAATGGCATTGGAACCACTGCCGACACCCTTAGCACCGTTAAATGGCTCCGCCGATTAGGCGCATTAAAGGCTGATGCCTTTGTGACGGAAGTTCAAGCGAACGCCCTGAAAACAGAAGGCACCCATTTGTTACGCATTCAAACAACCACCGGACAAACGCGCGAGCTTGTCTTAAAAGAATCTGCAAGTGGAGACGTGCTCGGAACATTAGATGGAATCAAGGATGTTTTCCGGCTTTCCCCTACACAGTTACCGCTCATTGCCCCAGAATCCGGCCAGCTTTCTCGCGAAACAACTACTACTTCGGGAACCACTACCTCTCCACCTATGCACGGCCCTACCCAAACCCAGCCGCTAAAAAAATCGCGAAGAGGAGAGGAGGGCGAAGAAGGCTTGCTTTTACCCTAA